The Pseudomonas chlororaphis subsp. piscium genome contains the following window.
CGATGTGACGGATGCTGAACTCGGCGACCTGGTCCCACTCGGCGTCGCTCAGGTAAGCGCCTTCGCCGGTGCTGCCCAGGGGCGCGATGGCATGCACGCCGCTGTCGATCAGGCGATCGATGGAGCGGCCGAGGGTGTCCAGGTCCAGTTGCTCACTGTTGGCGGTGAACGGGGTGATGGTGTAGCCGATGATGCCGTGAATGTTGGTGTTCGACATGGAGACGCTCCTTTAGCGAATGAGGTGGTTTCAGTTCAGGCAATCGGCGTGTTGCTTGAGGTTCTGCCGAGCGTAGTAGTTGAAGGCGGCGGCGTGACGCTTGGGCTTGGAGATCCAGTCATGGGCCTCGCGGCCGAGCTCCGGCTGGATCGGTTTGATGGTGCCGGCGGCCATGGCCAGCAATTGCAGCTTGGCGGCGCGCTCGATCAACTGGGCGATCACACAGGCTTCCTCGATGCTGGCGCCGGTGGACAGTTGGCCGTGGTGCGAGAGCAGGATGGCGCGCTTGTCGCCCAGGGCCGCGGAGATGATCTCGCCTTCTTCGTTACCCACCGGCACGCCCGGCCAGGCCTCGAGAAAGGCGCAGTCGTCGTACAGCGGGCACAGGTCCATGTGGGAGATTTCCAGCGGCACTTCGATCATCGACAACGCGGCGACGTGGGTCGGGTGGGTGTGGATGATGCAGTTCACGTCGGGGCGGGCGCGGTACACCCAGCTGTGGAAGCGGTTGGCCGGGTTGGGCATGCCGTGGCCTTCGAGCACCTCCAGGTCTTCGTTGACCAGCAGCAGGTTGCCCGCGGTGATTTCGTCGAAACCCAGGCCCAGTTGCTGGGTGTAGTAGGTGCCCGGCTGCGGGCCGCGGGCGGTGATCTGCCCGGCCAGGCCGGAGTCGTGCCCGTTCTCGAACAGGATGCGACAAGTCAGCGCCAGCTTTTGCCGGTCGGTCCACGTATTATCCGCCAGGGTGTTTTGCATCTGGGTCAAGGCTTGCTTGACCAGTTGCTCTTTGGGTAGTGCTAATGTCTTGGCCATATCGGTGTCCTTTGGTCGTTTCAATGGACGTCGGATTTGCCAGCTCCCGCTGCTCGCAAGGTCGTTGGGTGAAAGCAAATGACACTAAAGAGGCTATATGACACTTTGTGTCATTGGCAAGGACAAATCGTCGCCTCCTTGATGGGTTAACCGTTCTACATGTCTATCCGCTTGAAATTATTGAGAAAAAAACTTGGCGTGACGCTGGAGGCCCTGGCCGAGAAATCCGGCATGACCAAGAGTTACCTGTCGAAAGTCGAACGCGGCCTGAACACGCCCTCGATCGCCGCGGCGTTGAAACTGGCCAAGGCGTTGAACGTGAACGTCGAGGAGCTGTTCGCCGAAGACAAGGTCAGCCTCGACAGCTACAGCCTGGTGCGCAGCGACGAACGCCAATCGCTGGCGGCCAACGACCAGGCGCCGGGTTACGCGGTGCTGGCGCATCAGGTCAGCGAGCGCAGCCTGCTGCCGTTCATCATCTACCCGCCCAGGGAGTTCACCGACAAGAGCTTCAAGGAACACCTGGGGGAGGAGTTTCTGTTTGTCCACGAAGGGCAGGTGGAAGTGGATTTCATGAACGAACGGGTGATCCTCAACCGTGGCGACGCGTTGCACTTCAACGCGCAGAAACCCCACCGCCTGCGCTCGGTGGGCGAGGTGCAGGCGCAGTTGCTGGTGGTGGTGCACAGCGGCGAGGAGTGACCCGCTGCGTTATCTGTAGGAGCGAAGCTTGCTCGCGATGGCGTCCTTGCAGGTAGACCGCGGTGCCTGGATCGCGGGCAAGCCTCGCTCCTACGGATAGCGGGTAGCTTTCAGCGCTCGACCGGCACCGACAGCGCAGGCGCGCCCAGGGCATGGCTCTTCGAATCGAAGAAGCGCAGCGTCACCTCCATCCCCTCGAACAGCTTGGCGTAGCGCCGCTTCTGGTTCTGGATAAAGGCCTTGCTGCGCGGCTGGATCGAGATCGCCAGGGTCCGCACCCCGGCCTGGCGGATCGCCTGCACCAGGTGACTGTCCTGGGGGCCGAGCTCGTGGCCGAAGATGCACAGCGCGTCGCTGTGGTTGAGCAACTGCTGGTAGCAGAACGACAGGTAGTCGCTGCTGCGAATGGTCTTGAGCTTGTCCGCCACCGGCCCCTCGCTGACGAACAGCGGCACATCGTCGAGGGTCTTCAGGGTGTTGTTGATGGCGAAGTTGCCCAGCAGGGTGCCTTCGGTGGAGCCCAGCTTGCGCGCGGTGCCGTCCTGGTTGCGCACCAGGTGCAGGCCGCCGTGCAGGTACAGCACGCGGGTCTGTTGGCTTGCGGTCTGGCCGATGTCGAAGCTCGGGTCGGCGCCCTGGAACAGGTCGTCGATGCCCTGGGTATCGTGCTGGATCGCCCAATAGTTGAGCAGGTCGTAGTTGCTAGTGAACACAGTGCGGTAGCGGCGCAGTTCCTGGTTGATCTGCGAAAGGCCCGCCGGCTGCACCAGGCGCCACGGAATGTGCACCGCATGCACGGTATTGATCAGCGCTTCCTTGATCGCGTAGTAGCGATTGCGCGGCGCCGCGGAGCTGACGGCCAGGGCCTTGTTGACCCGGCTGGTGGTTTTCAGCGCGCCCAGCACCTGCTCGAAACTGCGGGTCTGCAGGGCGTCGAACACGCTCAGCTCGGATTGGCTCAGGGGCTTTTCTTCGACGGTGCGGGCGTTCTCGAACAGCGAGTCGTAGGCGAAGTCTTCCCACACCGCTCGGCTGGCGCCGTTGCCGATCAGCAGGCCGGCGATCGGCGTGCTGGCGCGCAAGGCGTTCCAGTCTTCAAGGTCGGTATCAAATTCCTGGAAATCCATCATCGCGGTTCGTCGTCTCAAGGCAGAAGGTGTACAGGGCGCCGACTTTATCACGACCGACCCTTGAGCCAGATCAACAACGCGCGTGACCGATGGGTCGATCCTGTGCGCATTTGCCGGATCGGCACGGCTGATCCGCCCCTAGCCTGGAGGACGCGCCATGAGCAGCACTTTTTTCATTCCCGCCGTGAACATCATGGGTATCGACTGCCTCGACGAGGCCATGGTCGCGATTCGTAACTACGGTTTTCACAAGGCGCTGATCGTCACCGACGCCGGCCTGGCCAAGGCCGGGGTGGCCGGCATGATTGCCGAGAAGCTGGCGATGCAGGACATCGATTCGGTGATTTTTGACGGCGCCAAGCCCAACCCGAGCATCGACAACGTCGAAAAGGGTTTGGCGCAATTGCAGCAGAGCGGCTGCGATTTCGTGGTTTCCCTCGGCGGCGGTTCGCCCCATGACTGCGCCAAGGGCATTGCTTTGTGCGCCACCAATGGCGGGCATATCAGCGACTACGAGGGTCTCGACCGTTCGACCAAGCCACAGCTGCCGCTGATCGCCATCAACACCACCGCCGGCACCGCCAGCGAAATGACCCGTTTCTGCATCATCACCGACGAGAAGCGCCACGTGAAAATGGCCATCGTCGACCGTAACGTCACGCCGCTGCTGTCGGTCAACGACCCTGCGCTGATGGTCGCCATGCCCAAGGGCCTGACCGCCGCCACCGGCATGGACGCGTTGACCCATGCGATCGAAGCCTATGTGTCCACCGCGGCCAACCCGATCACCGATGCCTGCGCGCTGAAAGCCATGACCATGATCAGCCAGAACCTGCGCCAGGCGGTGCACGACGGCAGCGACCTGGTGGCCCGGGAAAACATGGCTTACGCCCAGTTCCTCGCCGGCATGGCCTTCAACAATGCGTCGCTGGGTTTTGTGCATGCCATGGCGCACCAGTTGGGCGGCTTCTACGACTTGCCCCACGGCGTATGCAACGCGGTGCTGCTGCCCCATGTGCAGAGCTTCAACGCCATGGTCTGCGCCGAACGCCTGACCGATGTGGCCCACGCCATGGGCGCGGACATCCGTGGCTTCAGCCCGGAGGAGGGCGCGCAGGCGGCCATCAGCGCCATTCGCGGCCTGGCCCGGGATGTCGAGATCCCCAG
Protein-coding sequences here:
- a CDS encoding aldolase; translation: MAKTLALPKEQLVKQALTQMQNTLADNTWTDRQKLALTCRILFENGHDSGLAGQITARGPQPGTYYTQQLGLGFDEITAGNLLLVNEDLEVLEGHGMPNPANRFHSWVYRARPDVNCIIHTHPTHVAALSMIEVPLEISHMDLCPLYDDCAFLEAWPGVPVGNEEGEIISAALGDKRAILLSHHGQLSTGASIEEACVIAQLIERAAKLQLLAMAAGTIKPIQPELGREAHDWISKPKRHAAAFNYYARQNLKQHADCLN
- a CDS encoding helix-turn-helix domain-containing protein; the encoded protein is MSIRLKLLRKKLGVTLEALAEKSGMTKSYLSKVERGLNTPSIAAALKLAKALNVNVEELFAEDKVSLDSYSLVRSDERQSLAANDQAPGYAVLAHQVSERSLLPFIIYPPREFTDKSFKEHLGEEFLFVHEGQVEVDFMNERVILNRGDALHFNAQKPHRLRSVGEVQAQLLVVVHSGEE
- a CDS encoding DUF4917 family protein, whose product is MMDFQEFDTDLEDWNALRASTPIAGLLIGNGASRAVWEDFAYDSLFENARTVEEKPLSQSELSVFDALQTRSFEQVLGALKTTSRVNKALAVSSAAPRNRYYAIKEALINTVHAVHIPWRLVQPAGLSQINQELRRYRTVFTSNYDLLNYWAIQHDTQGIDDLFQGADPSFDIGQTASQQTRVLYLHGGLHLVRNQDGTARKLGSTEGTLLGNFAINNTLKTLDDVPLFVSEGPVADKLKTIRSSDYLSFCYQQLLNHSDALCIFGHELGPQDSHLVQAIRQAGVRTLAISIQPRSKAFIQNQKRRYAKLFEGMEVTLRFFDSKSHALGAPALSVPVER
- the yiaY gene encoding L-threonine dehydrogenase translates to MSSTFFIPAVNIMGIDCLDEAMVAIRNYGFHKALIVTDAGLAKAGVAGMIAEKLAMQDIDSVIFDGAKPNPSIDNVEKGLAQLQQSGCDFVVSLGGGSPHDCAKGIALCATNGGHISDYEGLDRSTKPQLPLIAINTTAGTASEMTRFCIITDEKRHVKMAIVDRNVTPLLSVNDPALMVAMPKGLTAATGMDALTHAIEAYVSTAANPITDACALKAMTMISQNLRQAVHDGSDLVARENMAYAQFLAGMAFNNASLGFVHAMAHQLGGFYDLPHGVCNAVLLPHVQSFNAMVCAERLTDVAHAMGADIRGFSPEEGAQAAISAIRGLARDVEIPSGLRDLGAKLTDIPVLAANALKDACGLTNPRSADQRQIEEIFRSAF